The Prevotella sp. E9-3 genome has a window encoding:
- a CDS encoding gliding motility protein GldB: protein MESFFLTSGDFSALQQMQTHYPLQTRLLIENLLQLGKVEDAHINTIFYSYYQDTTLQRVISDVGRQYARMDDLDHQLKTAFERLSRMLPNVPVPMVYTQIGSFDQSIVVGDSVVGISLDKYLGKDYPYYVHYGYSERQRSMMTRDFIAPDCLSFYLLSLYPVPSDSLRQQHMGNIQHVVNTALRRLVFRNEYVSRANELMLAGGHISYDQLLRGKW from the coding sequence ATGGAATCTTTCTTTCTTACTTCTGGCGATTTTTCTGCTTTGCAGCAGATGCAGACTCATTATCCTCTTCAAACACGACTGCTTATTGAGAATCTCTTACAATTAGGCAAGGTTGAGGATGCTCATATTAATACCATTTTTTATTCTTATTATCAGGATACTACACTTCAGCGAGTTATTTCTGATGTGGGCCGTCAGTATGCGCGTATGGACGATTTGGATCATCAGCTGAAAACGGCTTTCGAGCGTTTGTCGCGTATGCTGCCTAATGTTCCTGTGCCTATGGTCTATACACAAATTGGCTCGTTCGATCAGAGTATTGTAGTGGGTGATAGTGTAGTAGGAATCTCGTTGGATAAATATCTGGGTAAGGATTATCCTTATTATGTGCATTATGGCTATTCTGAGCGTCAGCGTTCAATGATGACTCGTGATTTTATTGCCCCAGACTGTTTGAGCTTTTATTTGTTGAGCCTGTATCCTGTGCCATCTGATTCTCTTCGTCAGCAGCATATGGGTAATATTCAGCATGTCGTAAATACAGCTTTGCGAAGACTCGTTTTTCGTAATGAATATGTAAGTCGGGCAAATGAACTGATGTTGGCGGGCGGACATATTTCTTACGACCAATTACTTCGCGGAAAGTGGTAG
- a CDS encoding S9 family peptidase, with product MKKSFLLLVLFLTVALSNSVAQQLVLKDIVNGAFRGEGMTAITPLAGSDQYAAISADGKQIISYSFKTGKQSSVLFDAAKARGAKIERVDGFVMSPDSKHMLVQTQTKSIYRRSFTAVYYIYNLANNKLEPLSDGGPQQTPVWSPDGTQVAFVRDNNIHLVKLLFNNSESQVTKDGKANEIINGIPDWVNEEEFSFNSAMTFSADSRQIVWVRYDEKDVKEYSLQQFRGAYPSIDSLATYPGFYSYKYPKAGQQNSKVSVLSYDIKSHQTRKLELPLDADGYVPRIMPTSDPTKVAVFTLNRHQDILRVYMANPLSTVCQLAIEDKVDKYINENVFAQVKITDKHIVLTSERDGYNHIYLYTLTGQLQRTVSDIVIPGVVAEGKHTVVTDVYGYDELTGDLYFAALPNGPLNQKVFVSRKNGKVECLTEKDGWNTAVFSGDFKNYINTWNDLNTPTKITLRNVQGKVTATLVDNKELTEKYSIYAKGKKELFSFTTGENVELYGWIVKPENFNQQKKYPVVLFQYGGPGSQQVKNTWNIGMNGQGAILEQYMAQQGYIVVCVDNRGTGGRGAQFEKCTYLRLGEKEAKDQVETALWLGRQSFVDASRIGIWGWSYGGWNTLMSMSEGRGVFAAGIAIAPPTSWRFYDTVYTERFMRTPAENKQGYDEVNPMARASQLHGALLLCHGLCDDNVHYQNTAEYVETLVQADKDFRQLVYTNRNHSIYGGNTRNHLFRQCMNFFGEHLK from the coding sequence ATGAAAAAATCATTTTTGTTGTTAGTGCTTTTTTTGACGGTCGCACTTAGTAATTCGGTTGCTCAACAACTTGTTTTGAAAGATATAGTTAATGGCGCTTTTCGTGGTGAGGGTATGACTGCCATTACTCCTCTTGCCGGCAGCGACCAATATGCAGCTATCAGTGCTGATGGTAAGCAGATTATCAGCTATTCATTCAAGACGGGAAAGCAGTCTTCAGTATTGTTTGATGCGGCTAAGGCACGAGGCGCAAAAATTGAACGTGTAGATGGCTTTGTGATGAGCCCTGATTCAAAGCACATGCTGGTGCAAACTCAAACGAAATCAATCTATCGCCGTTCGTTTACAGCTGTTTACTATATTTATAATTTGGCTAACAACAAACTTGAGCCCTTGAGTGATGGAGGCCCCCAGCAAACTCCTGTGTGGAGTCCTGATGGTACGCAAGTGGCTTTCGTCCGTGACAATAATATACACTTGGTGAAATTGTTGTTCAATAACTCTGAGAGTCAAGTGACGAAGGATGGCAAAGCCAACGAGATTATTAATGGCATACCCGATTGGGTGAACGAAGAGGAGTTCTCGTTCAATTCTGCTATGACTTTCTCTGCTGACTCCCGCCAGATTGTTTGGGTTCGCTATGATGAGAAAGATGTTAAGGAGTATTCTCTTCAGCAGTTTCGTGGAGCGTATCCTTCTATCGATAGTCTGGCAACATATCCCGGTTTCTATTCATACAAGTATCCAAAGGCCGGTCAGCAGAATTCAAAGGTTAGTGTGTTGAGCTATGATATCAAAAGCCATCAGACAAGAAAGCTTGAACTGCCTCTTGACGCCGATGGTTATGTGCCTCGCATTATGCCTACAAGCGACCCGACGAAAGTTGCAGTGTTCACCTTGAATCGCCATCAAGACATACTTCGCGTGTATATGGCTAATCCGCTGAGTACTGTTTGTCAGTTGGCCATTGAGGATAAAGTAGATAAGTATATTAATGAAAATGTTTTTGCACAGGTTAAAATCACTGACAAGCATATTGTGCTGACAAGCGAACGTGATGGTTACAATCATATCTACCTCTATACGCTGACAGGACAGTTACAGCGTACTGTCTCAGACATTGTTATTCCAGGAGTCGTTGCAGAAGGTAAGCATACCGTTGTTACCGATGTGTATGGTTATGACGAACTGACTGGCGATTTGTATTTTGCCGCCTTACCCAACGGTCCTCTCAATCAGAAAGTCTTTGTATCGAGGAAGAATGGAAAGGTAGAATGCCTTACCGAAAAGGATGGATGGAATACTGCAGTGTTCTCTGGTGATTTCAAAAACTATATCAATACTTGGAACGATCTTAACACTCCTACGAAGATAACGCTCAGAAATGTTCAGGGAAAAGTAACTGCCACATTAGTGGATAATAAGGAGTTGACTGAGAAATATTCAATCTATGCCAAGGGAAAGAAAGAACTCTTTTCTTTCACCACTGGCGAAAATGTTGAACTCTATGGATGGATTGTAAAGCCTGAAAACTTTAATCAGCAGAAGAAATACCCCGTGGTGCTTTTCCAGTATGGAGGACCAGGAAGTCAGCAAGTGAAGAATACTTGGAACATCGGTATGAATGGGCAGGGAGCAATCCTTGAACAGTATATGGCTCAGCAAGGGTATATAGTTGTTTGTGTGGACAATCGTGGAACCGGAGGTAGAGGAGCACAATTTGAAAAGTGTACCTATCTGCGCTTGGGAGAAAAAGAGGCAAAAGATCAGGTGGAGACAGCCCTATGGTTAGGTCGTCAGAGCTTTGTTGATGCTAGTCGCATTGGCATATGGGGATGGTCTTATGGCGGTTGGAATACACTTATGTCAATGAGTGAGGGTAGAGGTGTTTTTGCTGCAGGAATAGCCATTGCTCCTCCTACAAGTTGGCGATTCTATGATACCGTTTATACTGAACGATTTATGCGTACTCCTGCTGAAAACAAACAGGGATATGATGAAGTAAACCCAATGGCTCGAGCCTCTCAGTTACATGGCGCTCTGTTACTCTGCCACGGACTTTGTGATGATAATGTACACTATCAGAATACGGCCGAATACGTTGAAACATTAGTACAGGCAGACAAGGACTTCAGACAATTGGTTTATACTAATCGTAATCACAGTATTTACGGAGGAAACACGCGCAATCATTTGTTCCGCCAGTGTATGAATTTCTTCGGAGAACATTTGAAATAA
- a CDS encoding DUF4861 family protein, whose protein sequence is MKRLTLLLLSVLIVVTSVSARAKRKRFEPVQKLPTIEIITKVNDYWQQHHKPQVRSFWDEAAYHTGNMEAYRLLGVARWKNYSEDWARHNKWMGAQGQDPSKWKYKTYGEGHDFVLFGDWQICFQTYLDLYELNPDPFKIKRAIEVMDTEVRSKENDFWWWADALYMVMPVMTKLYKATGEVKYLDKLYENFRWADELMYDKDEQLYYRDAKYIYPKVKTACNGGKSFWARGDGWVLAGLAKVLNDMPADYKHRPFFVQRFRELAEGVARVQRPGGYWSRSMLCEEDAPGPETSGTAFFTYGMLWGMNHGLLDRSVYEPVVSKAWTYLVTTALQEDGSVGFVQPIGEKPDPTKTVDAHSQANFGVGAFLLAACEKVRFDDKSVGANSAVANNSKSVKVSVSNNTADFIQQVVELDAQTIYNKLSIQGGRQFVVFDEGGLEVPYQLSYDGKVLLDAGVRPHGKLTFTIKKGTPRNYSTVCYGRVYNERKDDYAWENDRGAYRVYGPALQRTGERSYGTDVWSKNTPELVVEQRYWIEDVVMMPAVEKLRKENRQRGDSLYRLNSYHNDHGRGMDLYKVGATLGCGTPALMVNGELQYPYCFKTAEILDNGPMRTTVHLTYNPATINGDTAVVEHRYIQLDKGSNFNKVTVCYNGLTKPVSLATGFVIHSEEKENVVLANNYLLYADPTDNVRVNNCVLYVGVIFPDGPVESKKLLFDQPKGGNEGHALGIKNSYRGENFTYYFGSAWSKYDVRSMEEWKQRSAWALKTIEEPLLVTIGE, encoded by the coding sequence ATGAAAAGACTAACATTACTACTACTATCAGTCCTGATCGTGGTTACATCGGTCAGTGCCCGTGCTAAGAGAAAGCGGTTTGAACCTGTACAGAAACTGCCAACTATCGAGATTATCACCAAGGTGAATGATTATTGGCAACAGCATCACAAGCCGCAAGTACGTTCGTTCTGGGATGAAGCAGCCTATCATACCGGAAATATGGAAGCCTATAGGCTTTTAGGAGTGGCAAGATGGAAAAACTACAGTGAAGATTGGGCCCGCCACAATAAATGGATGGGAGCACAGGGACAAGATCCTTCAAAGTGGAAATACAAAACTTACGGCGAAGGTCATGATTTTGTTCTTTTTGGGGATTGGCAGATTTGTTTTCAAACCTATCTCGATTTGTATGAACTTAATCCAGATCCATTCAAAATTAAACGTGCCATTGAAGTGATGGACACTGAAGTCCGTTCTAAAGAAAACGATTTTTGGTGGTGGGCTGATGCTCTTTACATGGTGATGCCTGTTATGACTAAGCTTTATAAGGCCACTGGCGAAGTGAAATATCTGGACAAGCTGTATGAAAATTTCCGCTGGGCAGATGAACTTATGTACGATAAGGATGAACAATTGTACTATCGTGATGCGAAATACATTTATCCTAAAGTGAAGACAGCCTGCAATGGAGGCAAAAGTTTCTGGGCACGTGGCGATGGATGGGTATTGGCCGGACTTGCCAAGGTTCTCAATGACATGCCGGCAGATTATAAACACCGTCCGTTTTTCGTACAACGTTTCCGTGAATTGGCTGAGGGAGTGGCTCGTGTTCAGCGTCCTGGCGGCTATTGGAGTCGTTCTATGCTTTGTGAAGAGGATGCACCAGGCCCTGAAACTTCAGGAACTGCATTCTTTACCTATGGTATGTTGTGGGGTATGAATCATGGACTGTTGGATCGCTCTGTCTATGAGCCCGTGGTCAGCAAAGCATGGACTTACTTGGTGACTACCGCTTTACAGGAAGATGGTAGTGTGGGTTTCGTTCAGCCTATAGGCGAGAAGCCAGATCCTACAAAAACTGTAGATGCTCATTCTCAAGCAAATTTTGGGGTGGGAGCTTTTCTCCTTGCAGCCTGCGAGAAAGTGCGTTTTGACGATAAATCGGTGGGTGCCAATTCTGCAGTAGCCAATAACTCTAAGTCCGTCAAGGTATCTGTTTCAAACAATACTGCCGATTTTATTCAGCAAGTTGTTGAACTTGATGCACAGACCATCTACAACAAGCTATCTATTCAGGGAGGTAGGCAGTTTGTCGTTTTTGATGAGGGTGGACTTGAAGTTCCCTATCAGTTGAGTTACGATGGAAAGGTGTTACTTGATGCTGGTGTACGTCCACATGGAAAACTCACGTTTACAATAAAGAAAGGTACCCCCAGAAATTATTCAACTGTTTGCTATGGCCGCGTTTACAATGAACGAAAGGATGACTATGCATGGGAAAATGATCGTGGGGCTTATCGTGTCTATGGACCTGCTTTGCAGCGTACTGGAGAACGTAGCTATGGTACTGATGTGTGGTCTAAAAATACGCCTGAATTAGTGGTTGAACAACGATATTGGATTGAAGATGTGGTTATGATGCCGGCTGTAGAAAAACTTCGTAAGGAGAATAGGCAGCGTGGTGACTCGCTCTATAGGTTGAATTCTTATCATAATGATCACGGGCGTGGCATGGACCTCTATAAAGTAGGAGCCACCCTGGGGTGTGGCACACCTGCACTGATGGTAAACGGAGAACTTCAATATCCTTACTGCTTTAAGACCGCAGAGATACTTGATAACGGGCCTATGCGTACTACGGTGCACCTGACCTATAATCCTGCAACTATTAATGGTGATACTGCTGTGGTGGAGCATCGTTATATACAATTAGACAAAGGCTCTAATTTTAATAAGGTGACAGTCTGCTACAATGGTCTCACAAAGCCTGTGAGTTTGGCTACAGGGTTCGTAATCCATTCTGAAGAAAAAGAGAATGTTGTATTGGCTAATAATTATCTTCTATATGCCGACCCAACAGACAATGTGCGTGTGAATAATTGTGTCTTGTATGTAGGAGTCATATTCCCTGATGGCCCTGTCGAGTCTAAAAAACTCCTTTTCGATCAGCCAAAAGGTGGTAATGAGGGGCATGCGTTAGGAATAAAAAATAGCTATCGTGGTGAAAACTTTACCTATTATTTTGGATCAGCATGGTCAAAATATGATGTACGCTCAATGGAGGAATGGAAACAGCGTTCTGCGTGGGCGTTGAAAACTATTGAAGAACCTTTGTTGGTAACAATTGGGGAATAG
- a CDS encoding T9SS type A sorting domain-containing protein produces MRRRLIIFSGIICLTVACLQASPMMMEMAMGVAEQVEPERAISIDVEGNKVDVKGASGMLLEVVSITGRQVASYKIEGPAQQVELNVPKGCYILKIGKVVRKITVR; encoded by the coding sequence ATGCGAAGAAGGCTAATCATATTCTCAGGAATTATCTGTTTGACAGTTGCTTGTTTACAGGCTTCTCCAATGATGATGGAGATGGCAATGGGTGTAGCTGAACAGGTTGAGCCAGAGCGTGCAATCAGTATTGACGTAGAAGGTAATAAAGTAGATGTAAAGGGAGCGAGTGGAATGCTTCTTGAAGTTGTATCAATTACTGGACGTCAGGTGGCATCTTATAAAATCGAAGGGCCAGCTCAACAGGTGGAACTCAATGTGCCTAAAGGCTGTTACATTCTGAAGATTGGGAAGGTCGTAAGAAAAATAACTGTCCGTTGA
- a CDS encoding RNA polymerase sigma factor, with translation MEVLSDQELKKLLADSKTQRKGFEIMVCQYSEQLYWHIRRIVVTHEDANDVLQNSLVKAWNGLDSFHGDSKLITWLMRIVINESLDFIRKQKRITELSVDNVDTGLAQQLMADDYFDGNETEALLQEAIAQLPEVQRTVFTLRYFDEMKYSDMSRVTGTSEGALKASYHIAVKKIRDFFEGHD, from the coding sequence ATGGAAGTACTGAGCGATCAGGAACTGAAGAAACTTCTCGCTGATTCAAAGACACAACGTAAGGGATTCGAGATAATGGTATGCCAATACAGTGAACAGCTGTATTGGCATATTCGTCGTATAGTGGTCACTCACGAGGATGCTAACGACGTTCTTCAAAATTCCCTTGTCAAGGCCTGGAATGGGTTAGATAGTTTTCATGGTGATTCGAAACTCATTACTTGGCTTATGCGCATAGTTATTAATGAGAGTCTTGATTTTATTCGTAAACAGAAACGTATTACTGAACTCAGCGTTGATAATGTAGATACAGGACTGGCTCAGCAGTTGATGGCCGACGATTATTTTGATGGTAATGAAACAGAGGCGCTGTTGCAAGAAGCGATAGCTCAATTGCCTGAAGTACAACGAACTGTGTTTACTTTGCGATATTTTGATGAAATGAAATATAGTGATATGAGTCGTGTCACAGGTACTTCAGAAGGAGCCCTTAAAGCTTCATATCATATAGCGGTAAAAAAAATACGTGACTTTTTTGAAGGTCATGATTAA
- the truA gene encoding tRNA pseudouridine(38-40) synthase TruA, with product MRYFITLSYDGTCFHGWQIQPNGSSVQEELQRGLTLLLRHDTPITGAGRTDAGVHARMMVAHFDTDVVFDANQLVYKLNKLLRRDIAIQKIERVSDDMHARFSATKRTYYYYIHTCKSPFDRHYSCEIHYPLDFEKMNEAASILMEYEDFGAFCKSHADVKTTLCCVTEARWHQTSPTTWYFEITANRFLRNMVRAVVGTLIEVGRGRITLDDFRRVIEGKRRSDAGESMPGNALFLERIEY from the coding sequence ATGAGGTACTTTATTACTTTGAGTTACGATGGAACATGTTTTCATGGATGGCAGATTCAGCCCAATGGTTCTTCTGTGCAAGAAGAATTACAGCGTGGACTTACTCTGCTATTAAGACATGATACTCCTATTACTGGCGCTGGTCGAACTGATGCCGGAGTTCATGCTCGAATGATGGTAGCTCATTTTGATACTGACGTGGTTTTTGATGCTAATCAGTTGGTATATAAACTGAATAAGTTACTGCGTCGTGATATCGCTATCCAAAAAATAGAACGGGTGTCTGATGATATGCATGCCCGTTTCTCAGCTACTAAGCGTACCTATTATTATTATATACATACTTGTAAGTCACCATTTGATCGTCATTATTCCTGTGAGATTCACTATCCGTTAGATTTTGAGAAAATGAATGAGGCAGCAAGTATATTGATGGAGTATGAGGATTTCGGAGCTTTCTGTAAGTCGCATGCTGATGTTAAGACCACTCTTTGTTGTGTGACAGAGGCACGGTGGCATCAGACATCTCCTACAACCTGGTATTTTGAAATTACAGCTAACCGCTTTTTGCGTAATATGGTTCGCGCTGTTGTTGGAACGCTTATTGAGGTGGGGCGTGGACGAATAACATTAGATGATTTTCGGCGTGTGATAGAAGGTAAACGGCGAAGTGATGCTGGTGAGTCTATGCCGGGGAATGCTCTTTTCTTGGAACGGATAGAATATTGA
- a CDS encoding DMT family transporter produces the protein MWLVLAFLSATLLGVYDSLKKKALKDNAVIPILFLNTLFSSFIFIPFIFLSRETQLLDDTVFYVGSGGWELHKYIVLKAFIVLSSWILGYFGMKHLPLTIVGPINATRPVMVLIGALLVFGERLNGWQWLGVSLAVTSFLLLSKSGKKEGIDFKHDHWIYMIVGAAVLGAVSGLYDKYLMAPVSEGGVGLDRMMVQSWYNIYQCVLMFFMLVLLWWPKHKLTTPFHWDWAILGVSLFLSVADFMYFYSLSLPTAMISIVSMVRRGSVVVSFLFGALFFREKNLKAKAFDLILVLLGMVFLYIGSR, from the coding sequence ATGTGGTTAGTTTTAGCATTTTTGTCGGCAACTTTATTGGGTGTCTATGATTCCCTGAAAAAGAAAGCCTTGAAGGATAACGCTGTTATACCTATTTTGTTTTTAAATACTTTATTCTCGTCTTTTATTTTTATTCCCTTTATCTTCCTAAGTAGAGAGACGCAACTGCTTGATGATACTGTCTTTTATGTTGGTTCTGGTGGATGGGAACTGCACAAGTATATCGTTTTGAAAGCATTTATTGTGCTGTCAAGTTGGATACTTGGCTATTTTGGAATGAAGCATCTCCCGCTAACAATAGTTGGTCCAATTAATGCAACTCGTCCAGTAATGGTGCTGATTGGTGCACTGTTGGTGTTTGGTGAACGTTTGAACGGTTGGCAATGGTTAGGTGTGTCATTGGCGGTGACTTCTTTCTTGCTTCTCAGTAAGAGTGGAAAAAAGGAGGGAATTGATTTTAAGCATGATCATTGGATTTATATGATCGTAGGAGCGGCTGTCTTAGGCGCTGTTAGTGGATTATATGACAAATATCTCATGGCTCCAGTCTCTGAAGGTGGGGTGGGGCTTGACCGTATGATGGTCCAGTCATGGTATAATATATATCAATGTGTACTGATGTTCTTTATGCTTGTTTTGCTATGGTGGCCTAAGCATAAGTTGACAACACCTTTCCATTGGGATTGGGCTATACTTGGAGTAAGCTTGTTCCTTTCTGTAGCCGATTTTATGTATTTCTATTCCCTTTCTCTTCCTACTGCAATGATTAGTATAGTAAGTATGGTTCGGAGAGGGTCGGTAGTGGTGAGCTTCTTGTTTGGGGCTCTTTTCTTCCGGGAAAAGAACTTAAAGGCTAAGGCTTTCGACCTCATTTTAGTGCTTTTGGGAATGGTGTTCCTCTACATCGGTAGTCGATAA
- a CDS encoding aldose epimerase family protein has protein sequence MKVLKNSFICLGAAALMLVSCDPKPVSSYSGLDAAKFDTVINEKPVKLFVLKNQNGMEVSITNFGARVVSLIVPDRDRKPTDVVLGYDNIAQYADRENSPSDFGATIGRYANRINQGKITVEGVEYQLPQNNFGHCLHGGPTGWQYQVFDAEQIDDQTLKLTLVSPDGDNNFPGTVTAVTTYRVTDDNVLDIVMEATTDKETVVNMTNHSYFNLNGTPTEPAMDMVMYINADTFTPADSTFMPTGEIRSVEGTPMDFRIAHAIQDSLRMDDEQVKFGNGFDHNWILNTNGDDTKVAASLYSEKTGILLEAFTNEPGMQVYTGNFQGIGGQENVVRKGGVKYPQRPSVCLESQKYPNSPNHPEWPSPYLKPGETYHSHLAFKFSVK, from the coding sequence ATGAAAGTATTGAAAAATTCATTTATCTGCCTTGGTGCAGCAGCACTGATGCTAGTTTCTTGCGATCCAAAACCTGTTTCTTCTTATTCAGGTCTTGATGCCGCAAAGTTTGATACTGTGATAAACGAAAAGCCTGTGAAGCTCTTCGTTTTGAAGAATCAGAATGGAATGGAAGTCAGCATCACAAACTTTGGTGCCCGTGTTGTATCGCTTATCGTTCCAGATCGCGATCGCAAGCCTACTGATGTCGTTTTGGGTTATGATAATATTGCACAATATGCAGACAGAGAAAACTCTCCCAGTGATTTTGGCGCCACTATTGGACGTTATGCAAATCGCATCAATCAGGGAAAGATCACTGTTGAAGGCGTAGAATATCAGTTGCCACAGAATAATTTCGGACATTGCCTGCATGGAGGTCCCACTGGTTGGCAGTATCAGGTTTTTGATGCTGAACAGATAGATGATCAGACACTGAAGTTGACACTTGTGAGTCCTGATGGCGACAATAATTTCCCCGGTACTGTAACTGCTGTGACTACTTATCGTGTTACTGATGACAATGTTCTTGATATTGTGATGGAAGCTACAACCGATAAGGAGACAGTTGTAAACATGACCAATCACTCTTATTTTAACTTGAACGGAACCCCCACTGAGCCTGCTATGGATATGGTAATGTATATTAATGCTGATACATTTACACCTGCAGATTCAACCTTTATGCCTACTGGCGAGATTCGTAGCGTTGAAGGAACTCCTATGGACTTCCGTATAGCTCATGCTATTCAGGATTCACTCCGCATGGATGATGAACAGGTTAAATTTGGCAACGGTTTTGACCACAACTGGATTCTGAATACTAATGGCGATGATACAAAAGTGGCTGCTTCACTCTATTCTGAAAAAACTGGTATTCTGTTGGAGGCTTTCACTAACGAGCCAGGTATGCAAGTTTATACAGGTAATTTCCAGGGTATCGGCGGCCAAGAAAATGTAGTGCGCAAGGGTGGCGTTAAGTATCCTCAGCGTCCTTCAGTATGCTTGGAGAGTCAGAAATATCCAAATTCTCCCAACCATCCTGAATGGCCTTCACCATACTTAAAGCCAGGCGAAACTTATCATAGCCATCTGGCATTCAAGTTCTCTGTGAAATAA
- a CDS encoding sodium:solute symporter has product MDWSSHEFIWLDWVVLALGLCGVVAAVWYAIWKDKKAQQGEDSSAYLFGKGEPWYVIGMAIFAANIGSEHLVGLAGTGAKDGVGMAHWEMQGWMILILGWLFVPFYQLLITKMGKIITMPDFLKFRYTQRTGSWLSIITLVAYVLTKVSVTAFTGGIFFKFLLGIPFWYGAIGLIAITAVFTVFGGMKGVMTLSTIQTPILIIGSFLVLFLGLSALGDGSITEGWAAMMAACNAAHDGFGTTHMFHTDVADPMYPQFPGYVVFLGASIIGFWYWCTDQHIVQRVLGQVPGEDNKDVIARARRGTIAAGFFKILPCFMFLIPGMIAYALSLKTGSGIEMDITNHESTDGAFAMMVKNILPAGIKGIVTIGFVCALVASLAAFFNSCATLFTEDFYKPMKKGMTEEHYVFVGRVATVVVVLLGLAWMPIMMNMGNLYSYLQDIQSLIAPAMVAVFTLGIFSKKITPKAGEWGLIGGFLVGMLRLVTNVITDSGKAAMDGAFWENTAWFWQTNWLIFECWLLVFIIALMVVVSFFTPAPSKAQVDAITFSDDFKKSIRESWNVWDVLGTLVVIGLCACFYAYFW; this is encoded by the coding sequence ATGGATTGGAGTTCTCATGAATTTATATGGCTCGATTGGGTAGTTCTTGCTCTCGGCCTCTGTGGAGTTGTCGCTGCTGTATGGTATGCCATTTGGAAAGACAAGAAGGCTCAGCAAGGTGAAGATTCGTCAGCCTACCTTTTTGGAAAAGGCGAACCTTGGTATGTAATTGGCATGGCAATCTTTGCTGCGAATATTGGTTCTGAACACCTTGTAGGCCTGGCTGGTACTGGTGCAAAAGACGGCGTAGGAATGGCCCATTGGGAAATGCAGGGTTGGATGATCCTGATTCTTGGCTGGTTGTTTGTTCCTTTTTATCAGTTGCTGATTACCAAGATGGGCAAAATCATCACGATGCCCGATTTCTTGAAGTTCCGTTATACCCAGCGCACAGGATCATGGCTCAGTATCATTACTTTGGTTGCCTATGTGCTTACGAAGGTTTCAGTGACAGCTTTTACTGGTGGTATTTTCTTTAAGTTCCTTCTTGGTATTCCTTTCTGGTATGGTGCTATTGGCCTTATCGCCATTACTGCTGTGTTCACTGTCTTTGGTGGTATGAAGGGCGTGATGACCTTGTCAACCATTCAGACACCCATACTTATTATTGGTTCGTTCTTGGTTCTCTTCTTGGGATTGTCTGCTCTTGGTGATGGTAGTATCACAGAGGGTTGGGCTGCCATGATGGCCGCATGTAATGCAGCACACGATGGCTTCGGAACTACTCATATGTTCCATACCGATGTTGCAGATCCCATGTATCCGCAGTTCCCTGGCTATGTGGTTTTCTTAGGCGCTTCTATCATAGGCTTCTGGTATTGGTGTACTGACCAGCACATCGTTCAGCGTGTACTTGGTCAGGTGCCAGGCGAGGATAATAAAGACGTTATAGCTCGTGCACGTCGTGGTACCATTGCTGCCGGTTTCTTCAAGATCCTTCCTTGTTTTATGTTCTTGATTCCGGGTATGATTGCTTATGCCTTGTCACTCAAGACTGGTAGCGGTATTGAAATGGATATCACCAACCACGAGTCAACCGATGGTGCTTTCGCTATGATGGTGAAGAATATTCTTCCTGCAGGTATTAAGGGTATTGTGACTATTGGCTTTGTTTGCGCTCTTGTTGCTTCATTGGCAGCATTCTTTAATAGTTGTGCCACCTTGTTCACGGAGGATTTCTATAAGCCCATGAAGAAAGGTATGACCGAAGAACACTATGTATTCGTAGGTCGTGTGGCAACAGTGGTTGTTGTATTGCTTGGCCTTGCATGGATGCCTATCATGATGAATATGGGTAATCTGTATAGCTATCTGCAAGACATTCAGTCACTCATCGCTCCTGCCATGGTAGCAGTGTTCACTCTCGGTATCTTCTCTAAGAAAATTACCCCTAAAGCTGGTGAATGGGGACTTATCGGAGGCTTCCTTGTTGGTATGCTTCGTTTGGTAACCAATGTTATTACTGACTCTGGTAAAGCTGCCATGGATGGTGCTTTTTGGGAGAACACAGCTTGGTTCTGGCAGACCAATTGGCTCATTTTTGAGTGCTGGCTTTTAGTATTCATTATCGCATTGATGGTGGTCGTCAGCTTCTTCACTCCTGCACCTTCTAAGGCTCAGGTTGATGCTATCACATTTAGTGACGACTTCAAGAAGAGCATACGCGAAAGTTGGAACGTTTGGGATGTTCTTGGAACCTTGGTGGTTATCGGCCTTTGCGCATGCTTCTATGCTTACTTCTGGTAA